A single region of the Rattus rattus isolate New Zealand chromosome 8, Rrattus_CSIRO_v1, whole genome shotgun sequence genome encodes:
- the Anapc13 gene encoding anaphase-promoting complex subunit 13 — MDSEVQRDGRILDLIDDAWREDKLPYEDVAIPLSELPEPEQDNGGTTESVKEQEMKWTDLALQGLHENVPPTGN, encoded by the exons ATGGACAGTGAGGTTCAGCGAGATGGAAGGATCTTGGATCTTATTGACGACGCTTGGCGGGAGGACAAGCTGCCATACGAGGATGTAGCGATTCCACTG AGTGAGCTTCCTGAGCCTGAGCAAGACAACGGCGGCACCACAGAGTCTGTGAAAGAGCAGGAGATGAAGTGGACAGACCTGGCCTTGCAGGGCCTCCACGAGAACGTCCCACCCACTGGAAACTGA